The Acidobacteriota bacterium genome includes a region encoding these proteins:
- a CDS encoding class I SAM-dependent methyltransferase, with protein sequence MQNEDYEYLYQLEETFWWFAGMRAITAVLLDPYLSTSQDRTILDAGCGTGGNLEWLQRYAGNGRVVGLDYVHTALQFCQQQGQRALVQASATDLPFADASFDLVTSFDVLVQIPGAGADEQAMREMYRVLKPGGLAFVRCAAYEWMKSGHDAALDTQRRYTLPELGGKLECAGFTVLRATYANSLLFPVAALRRLVLKRLGLADSGSDVKPLPPLMQWLNWWLERVLLVEAAWLQRAGLPFGLSAICVVRREADR encoded by the coding sequence ATGCAAAACGAAGATTACGAATACCTCTACCAACTCGAAGAAACCTTCTGGTGGTTCGCGGGCATGCGCGCAATCACCGCAGTCCTGCTCGACCCATATCTAAGCACCTCGCAAGATCGCACCATCCTCGATGCTGGCTGCGGCACGGGCGGCAATCTGGAATGGCTGCAACGCTACGCTGGAAACGGGCGTGTTGTCGGCTTGGATTACGTCCACACCGCCCTTCAGTTTTGCCAGCAACAAGGCCAACGTGCGCTCGTACAGGCCTCCGCCACCGATTTGCCTTTCGCAGACGCCAGCTTCGATCTCGTCACCAGCTTCGATGTGCTGGTGCAAATCCCCGGCGCAGGCGCGGACGAACAGGCCATGCGCGAGATGTATCGTGTGCTGAAACCGGGCGGCCTCGCCTTCGTGCGTTGCGCGGCATACGAATGGATGAAGAGCGGCCACGATGCCGCGTTGGATACGCAACGCCGCTACACCCTGCCGGAACTGGGCGGCAAGCTGGAATGCGCGGGCTTCACCGTATTGCGCGCGACGTATGCCAACAGCCTGTTGTTCCCGGTCGCGGCGCTGCGGCGGCTGGTGCTGAAACGGCTGGGCCTGGCCGACAGCGGCTCTGACGTGAAGCCGTTGCCGCCGTTAATGCAATGGTTGAATTGGTGGTTGGAGCGTGTGTTGTTGGTGGAAGCGGCTTGGTTGCAGCGTGCTGGGTTGCCGTTCGGATTGTCGGCAATTTGTGTGGTACGCCGTGAAGCAGACAGATGA
- a CDS encoding nucleotidyltransferase domain-containing protein, with translation MKPAPENNIKGSPRAQVRPQTAADPVVTLPQDVQNYLQKFRDWEESFRSPARREKYIRQICERIVERFHPEKIILFGSHADGQPTLESDLDLLVVMNFEGSPLQQAIKISRELGLVTPLDLLVRTPAQVQERLRIEDPFMREILQCGKVLYEAHHG, from the coding sequence ATGAAGCCAGCACCGGAAAATAACATCAAAGGATCACCGCGCGCACAGGTAAGGCCACAGACTGCCGCAGACCCAGTAGTCACGCTGCCACAAGACGTACAAAACTACCTGCAAAAATTCCGCGATTGGGAAGAGAGTTTTCGCAGCCCAGCCCGGCGCGAAAAATACATCCGGCAGATTTGCGAGCGCATTGTCGAACGCTTCCATCCTGAAAAGATCATCCTTTTCGGCTCCCACGCGGATGGCCAGCCCACGCTGGAATCGGACCTTGACCTGTTGGTGGTGATGAACTTTGAGGGCAGCCCCCTGCAACAAGCGATCAAAATCAGCCGCGAGTTGGGACTCGTCACACCACTGGATTTGCTGGTACGAACGCCTGCGCAAGTCCAAGAACGGCTGCGGATCGAAGACCCGTTTATGCGCGAGATTCTGCAATGCGGAAAGGTGCTGTATGAAGCCCATCACGGCTGA
- a CDS encoding HEPN domain-containing protein — MKPITAEWVRKAEDDWDVARKTYRARKIPVYDAACYHCQQCAEKYLKAKLVEAGIAFTKRTISAYINPELPPQCQ; from the coding sequence ATGAAGCCCATCACGGCTGAATGGGTGCGCAAGGCCGAAGACGATTGGGACGTGGCGCGCAAGACTTATCGGGCACGCAAAATCCCTGTCTACGACGCGGCTTGCTACCATTGCCAGCAGTGCGCCGAAAAATATCTCAAAGCCAAATTGGTCGAAGCCGGAATCGCTTTCACAAAACGCACGATCTCAGCATACATAAATCCCGAGTTGCCGCCGCAGTGTCAGTAG
- a CDS encoding PD40 domain-containing protein, producing the protein MRPPTTYAIRLTLILFTVALCAAGQTAPPSTDIFLVDVLKRGGQLALGAPVNITFRPGYDNQPAFMPDGKSILFTSQREGAQTEIYRYDLAARFTSRLTNTAESEYSPTVTPDEKSFSVIRVETDKTQRLWQFPLAGGAPALVLPNSIQIGPVGYHVWLDANTLALFVLGQPNTLQLVDVKTEKAEVLAQSIGRALHRIPGQPSQFSFVHKVEKEWWVKAYDLKTRQTTNLIKTLPNSEDCAWLPNGTLLMAQGSKLFKWQRGKDADWQLVGDLAETGVTNITRLAVNAKGDKLALVAQPPVK; encoded by the coding sequence ATGCGCCCACCAACTACCTATGCCATTCGCCTGACCCTCATTCTGTTCACCGTTGCGCTCTGTGCGGCAGGCCAAACCGCGCCGCCCTCGACCGACATCTTTCTGGTTGACGTGCTCAAACGCGGCGGCCAACTCGCGCTGGGTGCGCCCGTCAACATTACCTTCCGGCCCGGCTACGACAACCAGCCCGCTTTCATGCCGGATGGCAAGAGCATCCTCTTCACCTCGCAACGCGAAGGCGCGCAGACCGAGATTTATCGCTATGACCTGGCCGCGCGCTTCACCTCGCGCCTCACCAACACCGCCGAGAGCGAGTATTCGCCGACCGTCACGCCCGACGAAAAATCCTTCTCGGTCATTCGCGTCGAAACCGACAAGACACAGCGCCTCTGGCAATTCCCGCTCGCAGGCGGCGCGCCCGCGCTGGTGCTGCCGAACAGCATCCAGATTGGGCCCGTCGGCTACCACGTCTGGCTGGACGCCAACACGCTGGCCCTCTTCGTATTGGGCCAACCGAATACGCTGCAACTGGTAGACGTGAAAACCGAAAAGGCCGAAGTGCTGGCGCAAAGCATCGGACGCGCGCTGCACCGCATTCCGGGCCAGCCCAGCCAATTCAGCTTTGTGCACAAGGTGGAAAAAGAGTGGTGGGTGAAAGCCTACGACCTGAAGACACGCCAAACGACCAACCTCATCAAAACGTTGCCAAACAGTGAAGATTGCGCCTGGCTGCCGAATGGCACGTTGCTGATGGCGCAGGGCAGCAAGCTCTTCAAATGGCAACGCGGCAAAGATGCAGACTGGCAACTGGTCGGCGATTTGGCTGAAACAGGCGTGACCAACATCACGCGGCTGGCCGTAAATGCGAAGGGCGACAAACTCGCGCTCGTCGCCCAACCTCCAGTTAAATAA
- a CDS encoding DegT/DnrJ/EryC1/StrS family aminotransferase, whose product MQVPFLDLLRPYRALEAETNTALQAALHGGVYILGKEVAAFEREWAAYCGVAHCAGVGNGTDAIALALLACGIQPGAEVITAPLSAGYTALALRQIGAVPVFADIDPHTFTLSPAAVESALTPRTRAIIPVHLYGQMADMPALCALAECHGLFVIEDAAQAHGARWQGVRAGGHGHAATFSFYPTKNLGAFGDGGAVVSNDEALIERVKLLRQGGHLNALQGTTVGMNSRLDELHAAMLRVKLRPLDAWTLRRQQIAEHYRQAFATTKNLTLPVNVTTAEHVFHLFVVQSAQRKQWRTRLAERGIETLIHYPYLLHQQPLFKRVEQPPLPVAETVVNHIFSLPLNPHMTEAEIGYVIETVVNLEQN is encoded by the coding sequence ATGCAAGTTCCCTTTCTCGATCTGCTGCGCCCATACCGCGCATTGGAAGCCGAGACCAACACGGCGCTGCAAGCGGCGCTGCACGGCGGCGTTTACATCTTGGGCAAAGAGGTCGCCGCTTTTGAGCGCGAATGGGCCGCCTATTGCGGCGTCGCGCATTGCGCCGGCGTCGGCAACGGCACTGATGCCATAGCACTGGCCTTGCTGGCTTGCGGCATTCAGCCGGGCGCTGAGGTCATCACGGCGCCACTGAGCGCCGGTTACACCGCGCTCGCGCTTCGCCAAATCGGCGCCGTGCCCGTCTTCGCCGACATTGATCCGCACACCTTCACACTCTCGCCCGCCGCTGTCGAAAGCGCCCTCACCCCGCGCACTCGCGCGATCATTCCCGTGCACCTTTATGGGCAAATGGCCGACATGCCCGCGCTATGCGCACTCGCCGAATGCCACGGCTTGTTCGTGATCGAAGACGCCGCCCAGGCCCACGGCGCGCGTTGGCAAGGCGTGCGCGCAGGCGGCCACGGCCACGCGGCAACCTTCAGTTTTTATCCGACCAAAAACCTGGGCGCGTTCGGTGATGGCGGCGCGGTGGTTTCCAACGACGAAGCGCTGATCGAACGCGTCAAGCTGTTGCGGCAGGGCGGGCATCTCAATGCGTTGCAAGGCACGACCGTCGGCATGAATTCGCGGCTGGATGAATTGCACGCAGCAATGTTGCGCGTAAAGCTGCGCCCTCTGGACGCCTGGACGCTGCGGCGGCAGCAGATTGCCGAACACTATCGCCAGGCTTTTGCGACAACCAAAAACCTGACGCTGCCCGTCAACGTGACAACGGCTGAGCACGTCTTTCACCTTTTCGTCGTACAATCGGCACAGCGCAAACAGTGGCGCACCCGACTGGCGGAACGCGGCATCGAGACGTTGATTCATTATCCGTACCTGCTGCATCAACAGCCGCTGTTCAAGCGCGTTGAACAACCGCCGCTGCCCGTCGCCGAAACAGTAGTCAACCACATCTTCTCACTGCCGCTGAATCCGCACATGACCGAAGCGGAAATCGGCTACGTCATTGAAACCGTCGTGAACCTGGAGCAAAACTGA
- a CDS encoding glycosyltransferase family 2 protein, giving the protein MSNSRHPKGPAPSISVFFPAYNDEGSIALMVNQALGLLPQFSSDYEVIVVNDGSSDGTALVLDELARTTPNVRVIHHPKNRGYGGALRTGFLHATKDLVFYTDGDAQYDVNELAALVPLLSVDVEVVNGYKLKRSDSKRRIILGATYKLLARVLFGLPIRDVDCDFRLMRRTAIQSIDLVSTSGVVCTEMVYKLQRAGCRFTETPVHHYPRLHGSSQFFTLRRVAQTAFDFFGLWLQMVVLPRVSFGLLGHRPSEQQPMTKPSGPV; this is encoded by the coding sequence ATGAGTAATTCCCGGCATCCCAAGGGGCCTGCGCCCAGCATCTCGGTTTTCTTTCCCGCCTACAATGACGAAGGCTCCATCGCGCTGATGGTCAACCAGGCCCTGGGGCTGTTGCCCCAATTCAGCAGCGATTACGAAGTGATCGTCGTCAACGACGGCAGCAGTGACGGCACGGCACTGGTTTTGGACGAACTGGCGCGCACCACGCCCAACGTGCGCGTGATCCATCATCCTAAAAATCGCGGCTACGGCGGCGCGTTGCGAACGGGTTTTTTGCATGCGACGAAAGACCTGGTCTTTTACACGGATGGCGACGCGCAATACGACGTGAATGAGTTGGCCGCGCTGGTGCCGCTGCTCAGCGTGGATGTAGAGGTGGTCAACGGCTACAAACTGAAACGTTCGGACAGCAAGCGCCGCATCATCTTGGGCGCGACGTACAAGCTGCTGGCGCGCGTGCTGTTCGGTTTGCCGATCCGCGATGTGGATTGCGATTTCAGATTGATGCGCCGCACGGCGATTCAAAGCATTGACCTGGTTTCGACCAGCGGCGTCGTGTGCACTGAGATGGTTTACAAACTGCAGCGCGCCGGTTGCCGCTTCACCGAAACGCCGGTGCATCATTACCCGCGCTTGCACGGCAGTTCGCAATTTTTCACGCTGCGCCGTGTCGCCCAAACGGCCTTCGACTTTTTCGGCTTGTGGCTGCAAATGGTCGTGCTGCCGCGCGTCAGCTTTGGCTTGCTGGGGCATCGCCCGTCAGAGCAGCAACCGATGACCAAGCCGAGCGGGCCAGTCTAG
- the rlmN gene encoding 23S rRNA (adenine(2503)-C(2))-methyltransferase RlmN, with the protein MLLGKTEAELSALAQRLGEASFRGKQLYQALYQRRVLDLAQMTNLSKPLREKLSQSAQITQTEIVNVFTSTDGTRRYLLRLGDGQEVEAVFMPEERRDTICISCQVGCAVGCKFCMTAQLGIKRNMTAGEIVAQVIIVLNDVYGAGGELPHGTNLVFMGMGESFLNYDEVLRAIRLLCDKRGLNISQQRITVSTSGIIPKIVAFGQEEVRPRLAISLSGTTDEQRTRLIPLNKRYGLAELMQTLREYPLRERERLTFEYVMLDGVNDSDTDARRLAKLIRGYHLRAKVNLIPHNPAPELPFQSSPPERILRFQAILNEHGVDAFIRRPRGQDISAACGQLAARQQALA; encoded by the coding sequence ATGTTGCTCGGCAAAACAGAAGCGGAGTTGAGCGCGCTGGCGCAACGACTCGGCGAAGCGTCCTTTCGCGGCAAACAGCTTTATCAAGCGCTCTATCAGCGGCGCGTACTCGATTTGGCGCAGATGACCAATTTGTCAAAACCGCTGCGCGAAAAGCTGAGCCAGTCCGCGCAAATCACCCAAACAGAGATCGTCAACGTCTTCACTTCGACTGATGGTACGCGCCGGTACTTGTTGCGGCTGGGCGATGGGCAGGAAGTCGAGGCCGTCTTTATGCCCGAAGAACGCCGCGACACCATCTGCATCAGTTGTCAGGTCGGTTGCGCCGTGGGCTGTAAGTTTTGTATGACCGCGCAACTCGGCATCAAGCGCAATATGACAGCGGGCGAAATCGTGGCGCAGGTCATCATCGTGCTCAACGATGTTTACGGCGCGGGCGGCGAATTGCCGCACGGCACGAACCTGGTCTTTATGGGCATGGGCGAAAGCTTCCTGAATTACGACGAAGTGCTGCGCGCGATTCGCTTGCTGTGCGACAAGCGCGGTTTGAACATTAGTCAGCAACGCATCACGGTTTCAACCTCCGGCATCATCCCGAAGATCGTGGCGTTCGGGCAGGAAGAAGTCAGGCCACGTCTGGCGATTTCGCTGTCCGGCACGACCGATGAACAGCGCACGCGGTTGATCCCGCTGAACAAACGCTATGGACTGGCTGAGTTGATGCAAACGTTGCGCGAGTATCCGTTGCGCGAACGCGAGCGGCTGACGTTTGAATACGTGATGCTGGATGGGGTGAACGACAGCGACACCGATGCGCGGCGCTTGGCGAAACTGATTCGCGGTTATCACCTGCGCGCCAAGGTGAATCTGATCCCGCACAATCCCGCGCCGGAGCTGCCGTTTCAATCCTCGCCGCCCGAACGCATCCTGCGCTTTCAGGCGATTTTGAATGAACACGGCGTAGACGCTTTCATCCGCCGTCCGCGCGGGCAGGACATTTCCGCCGCGTGCGGGCAATTGGCGGCGCGGCAACAGGCGCTGGCTTGA
- a CDS encoding DUF2157 domain-containing protein gives MTSTPNRSAKFRAALKAELLAWVQDGLVSAESAEQITQRYQLDKLEKESSRLLAAVLFTLGSLLLGGGVISFVAAHWEELPVVVKVALVFALLLAFHLTGYWLRFKRASPRLGHALLFCGSLVFGAKIGLMAQIFHVSGEWYRAYLAWGVGALVMAWAVRSWLTGVLVLVTTFVWFAGFAEDSHERAATVYPFLLAAALLPLAWRTGSRVLSTLTFLGIICALPVLAGIESEAGMNVLLALLAGGFVTWAAGEFQRTTGNQPEFGNPLAMLGVVVLAGCTYVWSFHYVWDHGWAQQWRALYGLLPTGAALALGVALLVQSWASPRSTRLFSYTVLLALLLSIAAVVLGKGRVAWPTVAMNLAALLFAALSIGKGIADQRRLAFWAGTLFLVLLILSRFFEYETGLLLKSAAFIGCGALILVAGIGYERWLQRREVQA, from the coding sequence ATGACCAGCACACCAAACCGTTCCGCCAAATTCCGCGCCGCCCTCAAAGCCGAACTCCTCGCCTGGGTGCAAGACGGCCTCGTCAGCGCCGAGAGTGCCGAACAGATCACGCAGCGTTACCAACTCGACAAACTCGAAAAGGAATCATCGCGCCTGCTGGCCGCCGTGCTGTTCACGCTGGGCAGCCTGTTGCTGGGCGGCGGCGTCATCAGCTTCGTCGCCGCGCATTGGGAAGAGCTGCCGGTTGTCGTGAAGGTCGCCTTGGTGTTCGCCTTGCTGCTGGCCTTTCATCTGACCGGATATTGGCTGCGCTTCAAACGCGCTTCGCCGCGCCTGGGGCACGCCCTATTGTTTTGCGGCAGCTTGGTGTTTGGCGCGAAAATCGGGTTGATGGCGCAAATCTTTCACGTCAGCGGCGAATGGTATCGCGCCTATCTGGCTTGGGGCGTGGGCGCGCTCGTGATGGCGTGGGCAGTGCGCAGTTGGCTGACGGGCGTGCTGGTGTTGGTCACGACCTTTGTCTGGTTCGCCGGCTTTGCCGAGGATTCACACGAACGCGCGGCGACGGTCTATCCGTTCTTGCTGGCCGCCGCGTTGTTGCCGTTGGCTTGGCGCACTGGTTCGCGCGTGCTCTCTACGCTGACGTTTTTGGGAATCATCTGCGCCTTGCCTGTGTTGGCCGGGATCGAAAGCGAGGCGGGGATGAACGTGTTGTTGGCGCTGCTGGCGGGCGGTTTTGTGACTTGGGCAGCGGGCGAATTTCAACGCACGACGGGCAACCAGCCGGAATTCGGCAATCCTTTGGCGATGTTAGGGGTCGTGGTGTTGGCGGGATGCACCTATGTCTGGTCGTTTCATTACGTGTGGGATCACGGTTGGGCGCAGCAATGGCGGGCGCTTTACGGGCTCTTGCCTACGGGCGCAGCCCTGGCGCTCGGTGTAGCCTTGCTTGTGCAAAGCTGGGCGTCGCCCCGCAGCACGCGGCTCTTTTCATACACCGTTTTGCTGGCGCTGTTGCTCAGTATCGCCGCGGTTGTTTTGGGCAAAGGCCGGGTTGCCTGGCCGACGGTCGCGATGAATCTGGCGGCCTTGCTGTTTGCCGCGCTTAGCATTGGCAAAGGCATTGCCGATCAGCGGCGTTTGGCGTTCTGGGCGGGCACGCTGTTTTTGGTGCTGCTGATTCTGTCGCGCTTCTTTGAATACGAAACCGGCTTGCTGCTGAAATCGGCGGCCTTTATTGGTTGCGGCGCGCTGATTCTGGTTGCCGGAATCGGTTATGAGCGTTGGTTGCAACGGCGGGAGGTGCAAGCATGA
- a CDS encoding GDYXXLXY domain-containing protein: MKKTALGFALALAMQLLILLAVPAQKMYTRATGRDVVLKVMPVDPYSLLSGYYVTLGYEINNFTAFPNHEQFNERGATVYAIVERGDDGVWQPVVLAKDLPASLPSNQIALRGRTDYGRIEYGIEEFYLPETKRTAIADDLRQHPAAARVDVKVDGRGNAALVRLRIEERVYDD; the protein is encoded by the coding sequence ATGAAAAAGACCGCACTTGGTTTCGCTTTAGCGTTGGCCATGCAGTTGCTGATCCTGCTGGCCGTGCCCGCGCAAAAAATGTACACGCGCGCGACCGGGCGCGACGTGGTACTCAAGGTCATGCCAGTTGATCCCTACAGCCTGCTTAGCGGCTATTACGTCACGCTCGGTTACGAGATCAATAATTTCACGGCGTTCCCGAATCACGAACAATTCAATGAACGCGGCGCGACCGTTTATGCCATTGTGGAACGGGGCGACGATGGTGTGTGGCAACCGGTGGTGCTCGCCAAAGACTTGCCCGCCAGTTTGCCGTCGAATCAAATCGCGTTGCGCGGACGCACGGATTATGGCCGCATCGAATACGGCATCGAAGAGTTCTACCTTCCTGAAACCAAACGCACGGCCATCGCCGACGATTTGCGCCAGCATCCGGCGGCGGCGCGGGTGGACGTGAAAGTGGACGGGCGGGGGAATGCGGCGCTGGTGCGCTTGCGGATTGAGGAGCGTGTCTATGATGACTGA
- a CDS encoding Uma2 family endonuclease → MGLAQRVSYLSVEDYLKYEKDSPVKHEYVDGQLYAMARASKQHVRIAGNLFNRLDDHLADDRCEPFISDMKVYVSETLFYYPDVVVTCDDPDPYYRREPVLVVEITSPTTERIDRNEKLPAYKRIKSLREILLVAQDRVQLEIYRRQPDGSWQTEVLTDLNEELHLQSVGLTLGVAQVYRRVQFDQLTAAD, encoded by the coding sequence ATGGGTTTAGCACAACGAGTTTCTTATCTCTCAGTTGAAGATTATCTGAAATATGAAAAAGACAGTCCGGTTAAGCACGAATATGTGGATGGGCAGCTTTATGCGATGGCGAGAGCGAGTAAACAGCATGTTCGCATTGCCGGGAATCTCTTTAACCGGCTAGATGATCACCTGGCTGATGATCGGTGCGAGCCATTTATCTCGGACATGAAAGTCTATGTCAGCGAGACGCTGTTTTATTATCCAGATGTGGTTGTCACCTGCGATGATCCTGACCCTTACTATCGCCGTGAGCCTGTCTTAGTTGTCGAAATTACCTCGCCTACCACTGAACGCATTGATCGCAATGAAAAACTGCCTGCCTACAAACGCATCAAGAGCCTGCGCGAAATCCTGTTGGTCGCGCAAGACCGCGTGCAGCTTGAAATTTACCGGCGGCAACCCGATGGCAGTTGGCAAACTGAGGTGCTGACCGATTTGAATGAAGAACTGCATTTGCAATCGGTCGGCTTGACGCTGGGCGTGGCCCAGGTTTATCGCCGCGTGCAATTCGATCAACTGACCGCAGCCGATTGA
- the nadB gene encoding L-aspartate oxidase, translating into MQTTPDYIVIGSGVAGLRAAVELARHLPPEGRVIVLTKDRLDESNTEYAQGGVAVALSDDDEIDLHVEDTLIAGAGLCDEKAVRVLIGEGPKYITQLIEWGAQFDREGAELAFTREAAHSRRRILHARGDSTGREIVRSLIAHAKKQPNIQLTAHAATVGLIVEDGRCIGVRFIDPNESMRCELYARAVVLATGGAGQIFAQTTNPSVATGDGMAMAYAAGAVMGDLEFVQFHPTALALPDAPRFLLSEALRGEGAILRNHAGEAFAKNYDARGELAPRDIVARAIVAEMQRTQTKWMYLDLTHLDAAFVRARFPGIYETCLRYGLDLAKDQMPVSPAVHYVMGGVKTDTHGRTTLPGLYAAGEVSCTGVHGANRLASNSLLEGLVFGARAGAAALEDAWPLPDNQEPEPVEYDLAQWRLDQRTKAQVQELMWWKVGLIRRADELQSAITELRKLAAENVNERTRNFARLALLMAEAALWREESRGGHFRTDFPAPNDAQWRVHSAQALGQEISALARISESE; encoded by the coding sequence ATGCAAACAACACCTGATTACATCGTCATCGGCTCCGGCGTCGCCGGTTTGCGCGCTGCTGTCGAACTTGCTCGGCATCTCCCGCCAGAGGGTCGCGTCATCGTGCTGACCAAAGATCGCCTCGACGAATCGAACACCGAATACGCGCAGGGCGGTGTGGCCGTCGCGCTCTCGGACGATGACGAGATTGATTTGCACGTCGAGGACACGTTGATTGCGGGCGCGGGCCTGTGCGACGAAAAGGCTGTGCGTGTGCTGATTGGCGAAGGGCCGAAATACATCACGCAACTGATCGAATGGGGCGCGCAGTTTGACCGCGAGGGGGCAGAGTTGGCCTTCACACGCGAGGCGGCGCATTCGCGGCGGCGCATCCTGCACGCGCGCGGTGATTCGACCGGACGCGAGATCGTGCGTTCGTTGATCGCGCACGCCAAAAAACAGCCGAACATTCAATTGACAGCGCACGCGGCGACGGTCGGGTTGATTGTTGAAGACGGACGTTGCATCGGTGTGCGGTTCATTGACCCCAATGAAAGCATGCGCTGCGAGTTGTATGCGCGCGCGGTCGTGCTGGCGACGGGCGGCGCGGGGCAAATCTTCGCGCAAACGACCAACCCCAGCGTCGCCACGGGCGATGGCATGGCGATGGCGTATGCGGCGGGCGCGGTGATGGGCGACCTCGAATTCGTGCAGTTCCATCCGACCGCGCTGGCCTTGCCTGATGCGCCGCGCTTCCTATTGAGTGAAGCCCTGCGCGGCGAGGGCGCGATCCTGCGCAACCACGCGGGCGAGGCCTTTGCCAAAAACTACGACGCACGCGGTGAACTGGCTCCGCGCGACATCGTGGCGCGCGCCATCGTGGCCGAGATGCAACGCACGCAAACCAAATGGATGTATCTGGATTTGACGCATCTGGACGCGGCGTTCGTGCGCGCGCGCTTTCCGGGCATCTATGAAACTTGTTTGCGCTACGGCCTGGATTTAGCCAAAGACCAGATGCCGGTCAGCCCGGCGGTGCATTACGTGATGGGCGGCGTCAAAACCGATACGCACGGCCGCACGACGCTGCCGGGCCTTTACGCGGCGGGCGAAGTTTCATGCACGGGTGTGCACGGCGCGAATCGTTTGGCCAGCAACTCGTTGCTGGAAGGCTTGGTGTTTGGCGCGCGCGCCGGGGCTGCCGCGTTGGAAGATGCTTGGCCTTTGCCAGACAACCAGGAGCCAGAGCCGGTCGAATACGATCTGGCGCAATGGCGGCTGGATCAACGTACCAAAGCCCAAGTGCAGGAATTGATGTGGTGGAAAGTCGGCTTGATACGCCGCGCAGATGAATTGCAGTCAGCCATCACGGAATTGCGCAAACTGGCCGCTGAGAACGTCAACGAACGCACGCGCAATTTCGCCAGGCTGGCGCTGCTGATGGCCGAGGCGGCGTTGTGGCGCGAAGAAAGCCGTGGCGGGCATTTCCGGACTGATTTCCCCGCGCCGAACGATGCGCAGTGGCGCGTGCATTCGGCGCAAGCGCTGGGGCAGGAGATCAGCGCGTTGGCGCGCATCAGCGAGAGCGAATGA
- a CDS encoding Uma2 family endonuclease: protein MSPASAQPVPQPATEMPYSEAEYAAIMEQLITEDDEPVDNILSAKQQRLLTETLYNSWDGGGHKFLAEANVGLFHVMRNPAIVPDMLLSLDVEVRQDWWDKTQRSYFVWEFGKPPDVVVEIVSNTVGGEQTEKKRKYALMRVLYYLVFDPQHHLSAETLTIYRLDGLSYRRQDSLYLTEVKLGVALWEGVYEDVAGTWLRWTNEHGLLLPCGKELVEYERVEKETALAERETAQARAEQLAAQLRALGIDPVA, encoded by the coding sequence ATGTCACCAGCGTCCGCACAACCAGTGCCACAGCCTGCGACCGAGATGCCATACTCAGAAGCGGAGTACGCGGCTATCATGGAACAACTCATTACGGAAGATGACGAACCCGTGGACAACATTCTCTCAGCCAAACAACAGCGACTACTCACCGAAACGCTTTACAATTCGTGGGATGGCGGCGGCCATAAATTTCTGGCGGAAGCCAATGTCGGGCTCTTCCACGTGATGCGTAACCCGGCCATCGTGCCGGACATGTTGCTGAGCCTGGATGTCGAAGTTCGGCAAGATTGGTGGGACAAGACACAGCGCTCTTATTTCGTCTGGGAATTCGGCAAGCCGCCTGATGTTGTCGTGGAAATCGTTTCCAACACCGTTGGCGGTGAACAGACCGAGAAGAAGCGCAAATATGCCTTGATGCGTGTGCTCTATTATCTGGTCTTTGACCCTCAGCACCACCTCAGCGCTGAGACGCTGACCATTTACCGGCTCGATGGCTTGAGTTATCGCCGCCAAGACAGCCTGTATTTAACCGAAGTCAAACTCGGCGTGGCCCTTTGGGAAGGCGTTTATGAAGACGTGGCCGGGACGTGGCTACGTTGGACAAATGAGCACGGGCTGTTGCTGCCTTGCGGTAAAGAGTTGGTGGAATACGAACGCGTCGAAAAGGAAACGGCATTGGCCGAAAGGGAAACGGCGCAAGCGCGTGCAGAACAATTGGCCGCGCAGTTGCGCGCTTTGGGTATAGACCCCGTGGCGTAG